In the genome of Caenorhabditis elegans chromosome IV, the window gttaaaaataactacagttttatgaattttacaTAAAATAAAGTTATACATCTCTATATTATACATCTctattttctatgttttacAGGGTTGCTACTAAATGCTCCAATAAACCAcattcaaataaaacatttcaagacAAATGTGGAAGAACAGTTTGATGAAAAACTACACCGAAAACTGCCTAAAAGTTGGAGGAGTCCCGATGACCCCCCTCGACTTGTTTGAATTTCTAATTGAAACAcatgaattctgaaaatcgctCGTAAATATTGCAATAgtgtgatttattttttgacaatttcacGGTGTCCATAAAGTGTACAAAGTTTATCCCATTTTGGTATTTAACacttgttgaaattttttctaaacacgAACACCTTTTTTCCCAAAGAACGgaagatttgaaaacaatttgaagcGGCAAGTTTTATAAAAGCTGGTAAGCTTtgcatataatttttcattatttttgtttcaagtttGCTTTCTGTATTATGAAAAAACATATAGTTCCGCAATTTTATATTctaatctacttttttttctttttttttaaattgtaccAACATTCCACTTGAGtaagtttagaaaataaaatagtttgagtgaaataatttttgactgtttcacAGTTTCCATGAAATATTAACACGAATTCCTTTTTCAGTTGCTTTGTATTAACCGTTTATCTTTGAGATATCCAAATATTCACCTAACTTTCATTCCAAATTATCAAGTTGGTGAaacggggtttttttttgcaaacgtAGTTATTAAAAGACAACTTTGAGATACTTTAACAAGCTCAGATTTTTCGTaggattttgttgaaaaatcaattaaaatgaaaGCGACACTTCTAGatgaaactcgaaaattttaaaaaaacttttttttttcaatgatagttccttaatttttgataaaacttcaaaaataagatGATCTTAATATGTAAATAAGTTGGATCGcagaattaaaacaaaatattttattccaataTATCAAGTATGTGAAACAGGTTTTATCCTACACACAGCGCCACGTAGGCAGTAACTGTTTCCGTTTTCAGTGGCATCACagctggaaatgttttgacttaaattggaaaaaaaatctatgattTATGTGTGAAACATAATATTTCTGCgagaacttcaattttttaaaagaaatgatAACAAAGAGCTTGAACATATAAATTTAAGTCTCAAAAAACACTCACTCCCAATACCGGACAATAGATGTTCCTTCGATAAATGCACACGTATTGAGCACTCCCTCCTGAGAGTTTGGACCCCAATTAAAGCATGTAATACCATTTAAAGTTGGGTCAGACATGTTGTATTGGGCACTTGATGAGCGGATTCCGTCGATCCAAAAGTACATATTAGAGTATCGTGTAGGCAGAAGGGCGGAGTTACTTTTCTTTGTTagataatctgaaatttgatggaaaaagttagtttgcgtgtttgaaaatttcgatattCTATTAGGCCTCTAGAACtagaaaaatacttgaaaaagcAATGAAAccgcaaaaattttctaattgtaagttacatcaaatcgtgatttttagcctaaaattggccgatttttaccaaaaaaagcGGTGCAATCGCGTTCTAGTgataaaaaactgcaaatcCCACCTCCAATAGTGTATCCTTCTGCGTACGCATAGGCGCCTGTAATGACAAGCCCGTTTCCTTCTGTACACAAAGCTACTCCTGCAGCACGATTTTGGCAGAATGGTCCGGAAAATGTGCGGATCTGAAAAAACTATAGTCTGCTCAAAAAACTTGTTGCCTTGCAGCGCCCGACATCTAACGGGTTTCACCACTAGATGTGCTTCTGTTCTCATAGCGGAACCCGCTATTTGTCGGGTGCGTTGTGTGGACAATATCAATGGAGGTGTTATTTAAAGGGCTGCAAAACGCGCTGCGGAACAGCGGAGGCCCGGAAGATGTCGGTCGCCCCACAACGGGCCACTCACCGAAATGCAAACCGCAATATCTCCTCGAATCGATGCGAAGGATTCTTCATCGCattgaacaaaatatttaaaatcaaatttccattcCGTAAGATCGTCgttttcaatttcggaaatCGTGTAGttataaactattttttcagatgtaaaagattcctgaaaaaaaaaaaattttgttttggatTCTGGTTTTGTGGAATTTCCGTATTTAATGTAAacaatttagtttttataaactttttgacagtgtgaaaaaaccttttaaaaaataacattttcaaagtttcaatttccGCTTTTAAGAAAATACCGCAACAGTGAGTTGGTAAAAACAAtacatttatttaattttactgAAACAACAGTTAAATacttggaaaattctagaatgaaaaaacatttttaagtttactaatcgactaaaaattaatttaaaaatttaaaaaatacaaaaataaaattaatctCACCGTAACAGTCGTTTGCCCGAACATTGGTCTAGGAAAAGTTCCAGAGCAACCTTCCTgagttctctgaaaattttttcgaatagtCGTTTAGGTGTTTGTACTGagtttttgtttgcaaaatgATTGAGAGTCAGTTGCTACTTAAGTTGCAAGCAGAATAGGCAGCATTTTAGCGAATAATATTTAAGAAGTTAtcgaaacagtgaaaattttgagaattgatCACCTTACCTTAATGCCCACAATATTGCCACCAgctccaataattttttgaacagaaaatggagttccaattttataaatttcaccTCCAGCGGAGGTTCGAAATATTACCTGAAACCCACATTTCAGTCTCAGTCTCACGTgatgtcaggctgtcccaatACAgtctgatctacaaaaaatgcgggaatttttcccagaaaaattaaaaaaaattgtgacgtcatcacgctcttaaccatgcgaaatcagatgagatgtctgcgtctcacctcccgcatttttcgaagatcaaagagaaaagggactttctgactccacgtgaaGTCTCCTCTTTATTCTAACCTACCACACAAGTGACGTCACAATAACACTTTTGTAGACATTCATCCCAACTACCAGAATATGTTTCAGAAATCTCTGTGTCATTGGGAGATCCCCAGATTAATACCAATTTAGTGTTAACATTCAAAGAATCAACGTGGCATAGTGCAGTGAGAAGAACGAGAAACCCGGTGGAAAGATGCATTTTGAGTGAAACTGGAAAAGCGGCGAGatgtcacttttcaaaaacaacattAAAAGCACGTTTCCTAGGCTGTGGTAATGTTTCAATGAACTGTGAAATATGGACTAAAATCAGAGGAAGCAATTCctgtttggtattttttttaatttctattaacaaaatttcccaagatttaaaattaatttcgctaatttcagctgaaaagagataattgcaaaaatatgaaaaaaatttgcagaatgaaattttaaaaaatttttaaaaaattttcggcttcaaaagttttttttttgaaacttattcaaaaaaaataatggtcacatcaaaaattttgtacaaaaaaaaattcaaatattgattgagaatctaaaaattccctaaaaaatgattgaataaTGGTAACTTTCTTGAACTTCCTTGAACCAGtgaaaatagcaatttttcagaattgagtTTTGCCGTTGAACCTACTAAAGCTTCGAATGACATATCTCTCAGTTTTGACGTCCAAGACTAGATTTACGAACATGTAGCATTATTTCAATTATGAGATCTCGTCAAAAACTAGGCATTTAGAGTGAGGGAAAGAGAGTTATATTGAACTATACAAATTCAAATactttccctttttttttgggaaaaaaattcgttaaaaaatttgacggtgtAGGAGAAATGAAGCATTCAAGGTTTTTTCATTAGTTCAACTCTCCTacaccgtcaaattttttaacaactttttttcccaaaaaaaaggaaagaaaaaaatttcaaattcgcatcaaaaattgtatgttttaCAGTTTCACTGTTTACTGTTTCTCGAACatgtcaattttaatttaagtaCCATTTTAGTTGCTTATGCAAACATAAAAAGCAATATttgttttcctaaaaattatactgtttcactattttttcatAGAGTTGGTCATCAGGGCTGggactttttcgttttcgcgttttcgttttttcatcattttcggggttttggcgaaaatgaattttttcgtttttgttttcgaaaaagttcgaaaaacgaaaatatagttttttgcaaaatgaacGCAATTGGAGACACCgacattttcgttttcgttttcgtttttcgtctttgaaacgaaaatgttcgttttcgttttcgaaaatgagatttcgaaaaagtccCAGCTCTGTTGGTCATACTATTCGATGTATTGTGTTGATGAAAATGTCGAAACTTCGCAAACTAAAACTGTTCCGAATAGCTAGAAATAATGACAACActgaataatttatatttgacaagtcaaaaatcaattatcaCTTGGAATTTGCAATACAGGCTTTGTTCTACATATTGATCCACGGAGACACCACGAGGGCGGACCACTAGTGATGTcgcatctgaaaaaataacagtatcttatcacaataaaatacttaaaattttggagctGGGCAAGTAATAAGAGAGAGAGGAGAAACGTATTTCATGCAGAAAACTACTTTGACGAACTTGCAGGGAAAAATGGTTCCGGAGTTAATATTGACAAGAAAAGTGCACGGTCattctttaaaattgttgGTTTGACTCCATTTATAGCCAGTTGTCTCATCTAAAGTTCCATCAGTTATGTTATGTCCGTCAGGTTGACTGCAAATTCCATCAGTCCAGAAGTCGAAATAATCGAATTTCTGAGAAATCGGTTCGGCTTGGAGCTTTTTATCGATATACTCTGGAAAAATTTAGGATCTAACTAGGGAGTAACGTATGGTGTCCAGATGAgcttttaggaaaaaaaatcatttgtcATTTAACACTGGGTTCAATTATCCATAAGAAGCggaatcatcaaaaatatattaccTGTCATTTTATATCCTTCATCGTAAGAGTATGGTCCTGTGATTCCACTTCCATTACCCTCTTTACACAATTGCTCTCCAGCTGTACGGTTCTTGCAGTAGGGATCAGGAAATGCACGTACCTGAATAAAATTGCAAggttcaattcaatttttcattcccGGAGTGCATTACCGTAATACAAACAACATTGGCTCCTCGAATCGATACAAATGATTCATCATCGCATTGCACAAAGTACTGGAAATCAAATGTCCATTGTGCCATTCCATTTATGTCCCATTCAGTTATTTCGTACTTATATGCAACTGTTTCAGACTGATAGATTTCCTGGAATAGCTTGCGCCTTTAAAATTACCATGCAGTTTTCAATAAGCAATTACCGTAACAGTATCGTTTCCAAACAGTGGCTTTGGCATGGATACCTTACACATGttgtttgttttctgaaaatctcttAGTATATACTATCAGAAACTGAACGTACCTTGAATGCAACTTTCTCCCCACTTTCTTTAGTTTTCTGAACAACGTGAAATTCCTTTCCTTGTCGGAAAATATAGAAGTTGGTTGTAATTTTAGCTATCAGCTGAAATGAACATCTAcctcaggggtgtgcggataatagccgaattagccgaattagccgatcgGCTGATTCGGCTAactcggctaatattagccgaattatccgttagccgaattTTATACCAATTAGTCGAGTTAGCCGTCTGCCGACTTTTTGACAGTTCGGCTAATCCGAAGTTATCGGTTAGCCGATTTTGGCCGTTGTTAGTCGAATTCGCCGATCGGCTATTTCTGCTAATTccactaaaacatttttttggaaaacaaaattttgtgaaattgtatgattttttcctatttgaacagtcgttcatcactgaatttgctcaataacaatgaaaaaattaacccaaAACCTGAATTAACAGAAAGAACGAAAAAAGCTTGACCAGATGAATTTTatccgaattagccgaattagccgaattagccgaaaattagccgatttgaCCGATTGATTTTAGCCgatttatccgttagccgaaaaaatcggttatccgcacacccctgctaCCTATTCGATTTTCTAATATTATCGAACTAACCACACAATCCTCTTCATCCAAACATTTCTGTAAGCACTGTTTCCAAGTTTCAGAACACGGTTCCCAAACATCGACCCCACTCGGAGCTCCCCAAATAACTACCATTTGCAAGTCTTCATCTGAAGATTCTGCGAAGCCAcacatgaaaaatataaagtaAAGAATGACTGCCGAACTTGGTCGGTGCATTTTGGAAGAGTGACTATTTTCCGAAATTCGGATCTAGGCAAAATGGATTCACGGTAATAAACTTTCACTAGAAACATGTGTATCCCTGGGATGCCGAATCGTAAAAGTGTTCAGCTTGTTCAAGTTTGACGTCTTCTCTGCACGGCCCGAGAAGTGGTacctgtacgcaatttgtctaccgtacACCTGGACGTTTGGGCGcgtttttcttaaaaacggctggtccagtttttttgtgatgcatataaaaaatgttcgaaattaaattcaaaattttttggaccaaagcttttttccttaaaacgCGCCCAAACCTGGCTAAACTGcaattatcagtagagcgcgTTTACACTGATGTACCCTTTGCCGGGCCGTGTCTGGCAATGGTCTCCACAATCACAAAATACGACGACTTCAAAAGCGCACGCaatggtgtcaggctgtctcatcacattttgatctacaaaatatGCGGGAAttgtttctcagaaaaattaaaaaattgtgacgtcagcacgctcttaaccatgcgaaataaGACGaggtgtctgcgtctcaactcccgcgttttttcgaagatcaaagcgaaatgggactttctgactccaccCCGTGCACCCATTGATGTTATTTAAACTCTGATCAAGACACAATTTCGTATAAatgcatgcgcctttaaagtcgcagaggaagaaaaaaaaacgttactgtagccaaaaagttttttttttccaattttttcagtcccAAAAATCAAGTCTCCCTGGGATGCCGAAGCTCTTTGTAGAAAACAAAATAGCTTTTATTTTAACCAACCGAGatcattacaaaaaaataggaaaatagaaaaaatagaaaaataaaaaaatcatcataaattatataaaaattcaggCGCTCGATGTGCTGCTGCTGGCTTCTCCTCCTGCTCCAGTCTTGCTCTTCTCGCGTTTGTACCACTGCCTGACGAGCTCATGTCCATCCTCATTAACAATCACAAGCTTCTGCTGATTATCAGACCACAGGAGGATGTTCTGCTGTCGAGCATACTCACAGACACCATGAAATTCGTCTTCCGACTCGAAATGAGAGTAAATGTAGGCGTCTTTCAGGTTCATACGACGACGTTCGTCTTCCCACAGGCGAATTTGATCGGCTacctggaaaataaaaaaaatttggcgtgGAGTTCTaagaatgcgtactgcacaCAACACatctgacgcgcaaaatgatgtctcgtagcgaaaactacagtaactctttaaatgactacagTAGTCGATTTAAAGGtagagtaccgaaatttgagactttgcttttttagaccaaaattggtccaaaactaccgaatttcgtaatgagacgctctgaaaatttctcaaaaaaaagttatggcggttcaaagttcggcaaaataaggcccattttcagctaaaatcgaaattgttttccaacttctcggtgtcacAACAACGCctggaacctaatttttaattaattatcactttttaataaatattgtggtctttgattaggcgtttattcgttgatttaagtgCATTTATTATTGTGCCCCACTGACCATAAATGTacaaaaatcaacgaataaacgcctaatcaaagaccacaatatttattaaaaagtgataattaattaaaaattaggttccagGCGTTGTTgtgacaccgagaagttggaaaacaatttcgattttagctgaaaatgggccttattttgccgaactttgaaccgccataacttttttttgagaaattttcagagcgtctcattacgaaattcggtagttttggaccaattttggtctaaaaaagcaaagtctcaaatttcggtactctaCCTTTAAATCGACTActgtagtcatttaaagagttactgtagttttcgctaagagacatcattttgcgcgtcagatatgttgtgcagtacgcagtacagtaacccaccgTAATCGGCAGACAATTCACAGGCCCCGACGTGGCGATGCATTGTGGGTGGGCGTTGGCACGGAGGAACGAGATGATCTGAGCGGCGGTGATTCCGTGTTGCAGGGCTCCTCGTACGGATTCACGTGTAATCATTCCGACAGACATGTCttggaatctgaaaatccgGAGTAGTAGATCTACGGCGTGTATTTCcttgtgtactcctcgaggagaacCAAGcggtggtgtcagagtgtgtctcttgatctacgtagatctacaaaaaatgcgggagctTAGACGCAGAGTTGTGCTcaacgaaaaattcccgcattttttgtagatcaaattgtAATTGCGCagcagcctggcaccacgtgcttctgtgtgtactcctcgaggagaatTTTGGATAATCATTTCGCATTCAAATTTGGtggtaaaaatcgaaaaatgacacatttttcaataaaaaatcaatttttcatcaaaaatgttgaaattttcagcattttcagtAGGTGGACTACACGAGCCACCGCGTAAATCCACACACATGGCCGTGGCCgtggaaaacaaaacaaaaaactcggccacaacGTCATCACAATCACCTATAAGTCATTTCAGTGAACAGGGCGATAATCGCGAGTTGTAGCAGTGACGAAGTGTACGCGTACACTCGGAAATTTGTCTCCACAATAACTTTTCCGTTCGAGACCTTCTCCGCTGACACGTCATCGATTGTTTCGTTGGTGGCCAGATGGGTGAGCAGTTGAGTTAGAAAGAATACTCCGTCTTTtcgttttctggaaatttggaggGATTGTCAGTGTCACACACAGAAAAACAGGGGGCTGAGCTTCGTTTTGTAAAACTGCGGCgcagagaattttttttcaaattttctgtcgaaaaacccaaaaaaaaaaaacgaaaattagctattttttgaaaaatttttttcgaaattaagaaaaaaaaaactaaaaaatcatgACAAActtactattaaaaaaaaggaaaataattttttcgataaatttttttattttttgtaattactacaagaaaaaactacaaaaacgaatatttacgatttttgaaaaaaaaaaagttttttttaataaaaaaattaaattttttttggaaaaaatcaaaaagtgttcaaaatttttttttcgagaaaacaagattttttaattaaaaaaaagattattagttttttatttcaaaaaaattttttttttggaataaaaacccaaacgagaaatttttgaatttttgaaaacatgtttttttgggaaaaataattttttattcaattttatgaaaaaagtgttttttttcaataaaaaatatcccgaaaaattttcaatttttcactaaaaaaaaaaaaacttattaaaaaaaaaattttttttggaataaaaaaaaccaaaaaataatttttttcattttttatcagaattcaaaaattaaaaaaaaaacgaaaaatgctcgttttttttttctggaataagaaacccaaaaaacgagaaaattttgattttttgaaaaaaaaaaattttctgataaaaataattttttatccaatttttctgaaaaaaatagtttgtttttattaatttttctcagaaaaaaataatttttggaataaaaagaTCCCAAAGAAGAGAAATTTTGAGGgttgttctaaattttttgtagaaataatttttttttctggaaaaaatcaatacattttcaaaattttttgagaaaaatttttttttcaataaaaaaaaacgaaaaaccaaaaatattgattttttttgaatgaaaaaacgatttttcaaaatcttcttcagaattcagaaatttattttgctaaaaaaacgaaaaatgctagaaaaaaaagt includes:
- the Y73F8A.22 gene encoding PAN-3 domain-containing protein (Partially confirmed by transcript evidence); protein product: MHLSTGFLVLLTALCHVDSLNVNTKLVLIWGSPNDTEISETYSGSWDECLQKCYCDVTCVVIFRTSAGGEIYKIGTPFSVQKIIGAGGNIVGIKRTQEGCSGTFPRPMFGQTTVTESFTSEKIVYNYTISEIENDDLTEWKFDFKYFVQCDEESFASIRGDIAVCISIRTFSGPFCQNRAAGVALCTEGNGLVITGAYAYAEGYTIGDYLTKKSNSALLPTRYSNMYFWIDGIRSSSAQYNMSDPTLNGITCFNWGPNSQEGVLNTCAFIEGTSIVRYWDCDATENGNSYCLRGAVCRIKPVSHT
- the Y73F8A.23 gene encoding PAN-3 domain-containing protein (Predicted); translation: MHRPSSAVILYFIFFMCGFAESSDEDLQMVVIWGAPSGVDVWEPCSETWKQCLQKCLDEEDCVLIAKITTNFYIFRQGKEFHVVQKTKESGEKVAFKKTNNMCKVSMPKPLFGNDTVTEIYQSETVAYKYEITEWDINGMAQWTFDFQYFVQCDDESFVSIRGANVVCITVRAFPDPYCKNRTAGEQLCKEGNGSGITGPYSYDEGYKMTEYIDKKLQAEPISQKFDYFDFWTDGICSQPDGHNITDGTLDETTGYKWSQTNNFKE